The following proteins are co-located in the Vigna unguiculata cultivar IT97K-499-35 chromosome 9, ASM411807v1, whole genome shotgun sequence genome:
- the LOC114163129 gene encoding photosystem I reaction center subunit psaK, chloroplastic has translation MATTAITTLPQFTGLRPQFSAAPVQNLVAVQPLRRKGKGGLGVRCDYIGSSTNLIMVASTSLMLFAGRFGLAPSANRKATAGLKLEVRDSGLQTGDPAGFTLADTLACGTVGHIIGVGIVLGLKNIGAI, from the exons ATGGCAACCACTGCAATCACCACTCTTCCCCAATTCACTGGTCTCAGACCCCAATTCTCAGCTGCCCCTGTGCAGAACTTG GTTGCTGTCCAACCCTTGAGGCGCAAGGGAAAGGGTGGTTTGGGAGTTCGATGTGACTACATTGGTTCATCCACTAATCTG ATCATGGTGGCTTCTACAAGCCTGATGCTGTTTGCTGGAAGGTTTGGATTGGCTCCATCAGCAAACAGGAAAGCGACTGCAGGGCTAAAGCTGGAGGTGAGGGACTCAGGGTTGCAGACTGGTGATCCTGCTGGTTTCACTCTTGCAGACACCTTGGCCTGTGGTACTGTTGGCCACATCATTGGGGTTGGGATTGTTCTTGGTCTCAAGAACATTGGTGCAATTTAA
- the LOC114163128 gene encoding pentatricopeptide repeat-containing protein At4g21300 isoform X3, with product MLSQNLCSMFRLAISRSKFMHTATNIGNNVVSKSHLLALETQDSLTTHLESLFRACSNASLLQQVRQVHTQVVVGGMNDICSLSSRILGLYVLCGRIKDAGNLFFRLELCYALPWNWMMRGLYMLGWFDFALLFYFKMLGSKVSPDKYTFPYVIKACGGLNNVPLCMVVHNMARLMGFHVDLFVGSALIKLYADNGYIHDARLVFDELPLRDTILWNVMLHGYVKIGNFENAIGTFLDMRTSYSRLNSVTYTCILSICAMKGNFCVGTQLHGLVIGSGFEFDPQVANTLVAMYSKCGNLLDARKLFNTMSQTDTVSWNGLIAGYVQNGFSDEAAPLFNAMISAGVKPDAVTFASFLPSILRTGSLKHCKEAHGYIVRHRVPFDVYLKSALIDIYFKGGDVKMAYNIFQQNTLVDVAVCTAMISGYVLNGLNRDAINIFRWLIKEGMVPNCLTMASVLPACAAMAATKLGKELHCDILKKRLENIVNVGSAITDMYAKCGRVDLAYEFFRRMSEKDSVCWNSMLSSFSQNGKPEMAIDLFRQMGISGAKYDTVSLSSALSAASNLPALYYGKEMHAYVIRNAFSFDTFVASALIDMYSKCGKLALARCVFDLMDGKNEVSWNSIIAAYGNHGFPRECLELFHEMLGAGIHPDHVTFLVILSACGHAGLVDEGIHYFRCMTTEYGISARMEHYACMVDLYGRAGRLQEAFDTMKSIPFTPDAGVWGTLLGACRLHGNVELAKLASRHLVDLDPNNSGYYVLLSNVHADAGEWASVLKIRSLMKEKGVQKIPGYSWIDVNGRTHMFSAADGNHPKSVEIYLILKSLLPELRKQA from the exons ATGTTATCTCAAAATCTATGCTCTATGTTTAGACTCGCAATTTCAAGGTCCAAATTCATGCACACAGCAACAAATATAGGCAACAATGTTGTATCAAAATCACATCTTTTGGCCTTGGAGACCCAAGATTCCCTCACAACCCATTTGGAATCTTTGTTCCGGGCCTGTTCAAATGCTTCTTTGCTTCAACAAGTTAGACAAGTTCACACTCAAGTCGTTGTTGGTGGCATGAATGATATTTGCTCACTGAGTTCCAGAATTTTGGGCCTATATGTTCTTTGTGGTAGAATCAAGGATGCAGGAAACTTGTTCTTCAGGCTTGAATTGTGCTACGCTCTTCCTTGGAATTGGATGATGAGAGGGCTTTACATGTTGGGGTGGTTTGATTTTGCGTTGTTGTTTTACTTCAAGATGTTGGGTAGTAAAGTTTCACCTGACAAATACACATTCCCTTATGTGATTAAAGCTTGTGGTGGTTTGAATAATGTGCCGTTGTGTATGGTGGTTCATAATATGGCTCGATTGATGGGATTTCATGTGGACTTGTTTGTCGGCAGTGCTTTGATCAAGTTGTATGCAGACAATGGTTATATTCATGATGCACGacttgtgtttgatgaattgCCCCTGAGAGACACCATTTTGTGGAATGTGATGCTTCATGGTTATGTCAAAATTggaaattttgaaaatgcaatAGGGACTTTTCTTGACATGAGGACCTCTTATAGTAGGCTTAATTCAGTGACATATACTTGTATTTTGTCTATATGTGCTATGAAAGGGAATTTTTGTGTTGGTACTCAGCTTCATGGTCTTGTTATTGGTAGTGGATTTGAGTTTGATCCACAGGTAGCAAACACACTGGTTGCCATGTATTCAAAATGCGGGAACCTTTTAGATGCTCGCAAGTTATTTAATACAATGTCACAAACTGATACGGTAAGTTGGAATGGGTTGATTGCTGGATATGTACAAAATGGGTTTTCAGATGAGGCTGCACCTTTGTTTAATGCAATGATCTCTGCCGGTGTCAAACCAGATGCGGTCACTTTTGCAAGTTTCCTTCCTTCTATCCTTAGAACCGGGAGTCTCAAACATTGTAAGGAAGCTCATGGTTACATAGTGCGACATAGGGTGCCTTTTGATGTCTATTTGAAGAGTGCTCTTATTGACATATACTTCAAGGGTGGAGATGTAAAGATGGCATACAATATTTTCCAGCAGAATACTTTGGTTGATGTTGCAGTGTGCACTGCTATGATATCAGGTTATGTTCTTAATGGGCTGAATAGGGATGCTATAAACATTTTTCGGTGGTTAATTAAAGAGGGAATGGTTCCTAATTGCCTAACCATGGCTAGTGTTCTGCCAGCTTGTGCTGCAATGGCTGCTACAAAATTAGGGAAGGAGTTGCATTGTGACATTCTAAAGAAACGACTAGAGAATATAGTTAATGTGGGATCTGCCATCACGGATATGTATGCAAAATGTGGAAGAGTGGATCTTGCTTATGAATTTTTTAGAAGAATGTCCGAAAAAGATAGTGTATGTTGGAACTCAATGCTTTCAAGCTTCTCACAGAATGGAAAACCAGAAATGGCCATTGATCTCTTTCGCCAAATGGGAATTAGTGGAGCCAAGTATGATACTGTGAGCCTATCATCTGCTCTCTCTGCTGCTTCAAATTTACCAGCACTCTATTATGGGAAAGAGATGCATGCCTATGTGATAAGAAATGCATTTAGTTTTGACACTTTTGTTGCAAGTGCACTGATAGACATGTATTCTAAATGTGGAAAACTAGCGTTGGCTCGATGTGTGTTTGACCTGATGGATGGGAAGAATGAAGTTTCATGGAACAGCATCATTGCTGCCTATGGAAACCATGGTTTCCCTAGAGAGTGCCTTGAACTATTCCATGAGATGTTAGGAGCTGGGATTCACCCTGACCATGTTACTTTTCTTGTCATACTTTCTGCTTGTGGCCATGCAGGCTTAGTTGATGAAGGCATACACTACTTTCGTTGCATGACTACAGAATATGGTATCAGTGCTAGGATGGAGCACTATGCATGCATGGTAGATTTGTATGGTCGTGCTGGCCGTTTGCAAGAAGCATTTGATACCATGAAGAGCATACCATTCACTCCAGATGCTGGTGTTTGGGGGACATTGCTAGGAGCTTGCCGGCTCCATGGCAATGTGGAGTTAGCTAAACTAGCTTCAAGGCATCTTGTAGATCTGGATCCAAATAATTCTGGATACTATGTATTGCTTTCTAATGTACATGCTGATGCTGGTGAATGGGCAAGTGTTCTTAAAATTAGAAGTTTAATGAAGGAGAAAGGAGTTCAGAAGATACCTGGATACAGCTGGATTGATGTTAATGGGAGAACTCATATGTTTTCTGCTGCCGATGGAAATCACCCAAAATCTGTTGAGATATATTTGATTCTGAAGAGTCTCCTTCCTGAGTTGAGAAAACAGG CTTAG
- the LOC114163128 gene encoding pentatricopeptide repeat-containing protein At4g21300 isoform X2, whose translation MLSQNLCSMFRLAISRSKFMHTATNIGNNVVSKSHLLALETQDSLTTHLESLFRACSNASLLQQVRQVHTQVVVGGMNDICSLSSRILGLYVLCGRIKDAGNLFFRLELCYALPWNWMMRGLYMLGWFDFALLFYFKMLGSKVSPDKYTFPYVIKACGGLNNVPLCMVVHNMARLMGFHVDLFVGSALIKLYADNGYIHDARLVFDELPLRDTILWNVMLHGYVKIGNFENAIGTFLDMRTSYSRLNSVTYTCILSICAMKGNFCVGTQLHGLVIGSGFEFDPQVANTLVAMYSKCGNLLDARKLFNTMSQTDTVSWNGLIAGYVQNGFSDEAAPLFNAMISAGVKPDAVTFASFLPSILRTGSLKHCKEAHGYIVRHRVPFDVYLKSALIDIYFKGGDVKMAYNIFQQNTLVDVAVCTAMISGYVLNGLNRDAINIFRWLIKEGMVPNCLTMASVLPACAAMAATKLGKELHCDILKKRLENIVNVGSAITDMYAKCGRVDLAYEFFRRMSEKDSVCWNSMLSSFSQNGKPEMAIDLFRQMGISGAKYDTVSLSSALSAASNLPALYYGKEMHAYVIRNAFSFDTFVASALIDMYSKCGKLALARCVFDLMDGKNEVSWNSIIAAYGNHGFPRECLELFHEMLGAGIHPDHVTFLVILSACGHAGLVDEGIHYFRCMTTEYGISARMEHYACMVDLYGRAGRLQEAFDTMKSIPFTPDAGVWGTLLGACRLHGNVELAKLASRHLVDLDPNNSGYYVLLSNVHADAGEWASVLKIRSLMKEKGVQKIPGYSWIDVNGRTHMFSAADGNHPKSVEIYLILKSLLPELRKQVDEEEVTLHLFW comes from the exons ATGTTATCTCAAAATCTATGCTCTATGTTTAGACTCGCAATTTCAAGGTCCAAATTCATGCACACAGCAACAAATATAGGCAACAATGTTGTATCAAAATCACATCTTTTGGCCTTGGAGACCCAAGATTCCCTCACAACCCATTTGGAATCTTTGTTCCGGGCCTGTTCAAATGCTTCTTTGCTTCAACAAGTTAGACAAGTTCACACTCAAGTCGTTGTTGGTGGCATGAATGATATTTGCTCACTGAGTTCCAGAATTTTGGGCCTATATGTTCTTTGTGGTAGAATCAAGGATGCAGGAAACTTGTTCTTCAGGCTTGAATTGTGCTACGCTCTTCCTTGGAATTGGATGATGAGAGGGCTTTACATGTTGGGGTGGTTTGATTTTGCGTTGTTGTTTTACTTCAAGATGTTGGGTAGTAAAGTTTCACCTGACAAATACACATTCCCTTATGTGATTAAAGCTTGTGGTGGTTTGAATAATGTGCCGTTGTGTATGGTGGTTCATAATATGGCTCGATTGATGGGATTTCATGTGGACTTGTTTGTCGGCAGTGCTTTGATCAAGTTGTATGCAGACAATGGTTATATTCATGATGCACGacttgtgtttgatgaattgCCCCTGAGAGACACCATTTTGTGGAATGTGATGCTTCATGGTTATGTCAAAATTggaaattttgaaaatgcaatAGGGACTTTTCTTGACATGAGGACCTCTTATAGTAGGCTTAATTCAGTGACATATACTTGTATTTTGTCTATATGTGCTATGAAAGGGAATTTTTGTGTTGGTACTCAGCTTCATGGTCTTGTTATTGGTAGTGGATTTGAGTTTGATCCACAGGTAGCAAACACACTGGTTGCCATGTATTCAAAATGCGGGAACCTTTTAGATGCTCGCAAGTTATTTAATACAATGTCACAAACTGATACGGTAAGTTGGAATGGGTTGATTGCTGGATATGTACAAAATGGGTTTTCAGATGAGGCTGCACCTTTGTTTAATGCAATGATCTCTGCCGGTGTCAAACCAGATGCGGTCACTTTTGCAAGTTTCCTTCCTTCTATCCTTAGAACCGGGAGTCTCAAACATTGTAAGGAAGCTCATGGTTACATAGTGCGACATAGGGTGCCTTTTGATGTCTATTTGAAGAGTGCTCTTATTGACATATACTTCAAGGGTGGAGATGTAAAGATGGCATACAATATTTTCCAGCAGAATACTTTGGTTGATGTTGCAGTGTGCACTGCTATGATATCAGGTTATGTTCTTAATGGGCTGAATAGGGATGCTATAAACATTTTTCGGTGGTTAATTAAAGAGGGAATGGTTCCTAATTGCCTAACCATGGCTAGTGTTCTGCCAGCTTGTGCTGCAATGGCTGCTACAAAATTAGGGAAGGAGTTGCATTGTGACATTCTAAAGAAACGACTAGAGAATATAGTTAATGTGGGATCTGCCATCACGGATATGTATGCAAAATGTGGAAGAGTGGATCTTGCTTATGAATTTTTTAGAAGAATGTCCGAAAAAGATAGTGTATGTTGGAACTCAATGCTTTCAAGCTTCTCACAGAATGGAAAACCAGAAATGGCCATTGATCTCTTTCGCCAAATGGGAATTAGTGGAGCCAAGTATGATACTGTGAGCCTATCATCTGCTCTCTCTGCTGCTTCAAATTTACCAGCACTCTATTATGGGAAAGAGATGCATGCCTATGTGATAAGAAATGCATTTAGTTTTGACACTTTTGTTGCAAGTGCACTGATAGACATGTATTCTAAATGTGGAAAACTAGCGTTGGCTCGATGTGTGTTTGACCTGATGGATGGGAAGAATGAAGTTTCATGGAACAGCATCATTGCTGCCTATGGAAACCATGGTTTCCCTAGAGAGTGCCTTGAACTATTCCATGAGATGTTAGGAGCTGGGATTCACCCTGACCATGTTACTTTTCTTGTCATACTTTCTGCTTGTGGCCATGCAGGCTTAGTTGATGAAGGCATACACTACTTTCGTTGCATGACTACAGAATATGGTATCAGTGCTAGGATGGAGCACTATGCATGCATGGTAGATTTGTATGGTCGTGCTGGCCGTTTGCAAGAAGCATTTGATACCATGAAGAGCATACCATTCACTCCAGATGCTGGTGTTTGGGGGACATTGCTAGGAGCTTGCCGGCTCCATGGCAATGTGGAGTTAGCTAAACTAGCTTCAAGGCATCTTGTAGATCTGGATCCAAATAATTCTGGATACTATGTATTGCTTTCTAATGTACATGCTGATGCTGGTGAATGGGCAAGTGTTCTTAAAATTAGAAGTTTAATGAAGGAGAAAGGAGTTCAGAAGATACCTGGATACAGCTGGATTGATGTTAATGGGAGAACTCATATGTTTTCTGCTGCCGATGGAAATCACCCAAAATCTGTTGAGATATATTTGATTCTGAAGAGTCTCCTTCCTGAGTTGAGAAAACAGG TTGATGAAGAGGAAGTGACTCTGCATCTATTTTGGTGA
- the LOC114163128 gene encoding pentatricopeptide repeat-containing protein At4g21300 isoform X1, which translates to MLSQNLCSMFRLAISRSKFMHTATNIGNNVVSKSHLLALETQDSLTTHLESLFRACSNASLLQQVRQVHTQVVVGGMNDICSLSSRILGLYVLCGRIKDAGNLFFRLELCYALPWNWMMRGLYMLGWFDFALLFYFKMLGSKVSPDKYTFPYVIKACGGLNNVPLCMVVHNMARLMGFHVDLFVGSALIKLYADNGYIHDARLVFDELPLRDTILWNVMLHGYVKIGNFENAIGTFLDMRTSYSRLNSVTYTCILSICAMKGNFCVGTQLHGLVIGSGFEFDPQVANTLVAMYSKCGNLLDARKLFNTMSQTDTVSWNGLIAGYVQNGFSDEAAPLFNAMISAGVKPDAVTFASFLPSILRTGSLKHCKEAHGYIVRHRVPFDVYLKSALIDIYFKGGDVKMAYNIFQQNTLVDVAVCTAMISGYVLNGLNRDAINIFRWLIKEGMVPNCLTMASVLPACAAMAATKLGKELHCDILKKRLENIVNVGSAITDMYAKCGRVDLAYEFFRRMSEKDSVCWNSMLSSFSQNGKPEMAIDLFRQMGISGAKYDTVSLSSALSAASNLPALYYGKEMHAYVIRNAFSFDTFVASALIDMYSKCGKLALARCVFDLMDGKNEVSWNSIIAAYGNHGFPRECLELFHEMLGAGIHPDHVTFLVILSACGHAGLVDEGIHYFRCMTTEYGISARMEHYACMVDLYGRAGRLQEAFDTMKSIPFTPDAGVWGTLLGACRLHGNVELAKLASRHLVDLDPNNSGYYVLLSNVHADAGEWASVLKIRSLMKEKGVQKIPGYSWIDVNGRTHMFSAADGNHPKSVEIYLILKSLLPELRKQGYIPQPYLPLHPQIMGRH; encoded by the coding sequence ATGTTATCTCAAAATCTATGCTCTATGTTTAGACTCGCAATTTCAAGGTCCAAATTCATGCACACAGCAACAAATATAGGCAACAATGTTGTATCAAAATCACATCTTTTGGCCTTGGAGACCCAAGATTCCCTCACAACCCATTTGGAATCTTTGTTCCGGGCCTGTTCAAATGCTTCTTTGCTTCAACAAGTTAGACAAGTTCACACTCAAGTCGTTGTTGGTGGCATGAATGATATTTGCTCACTGAGTTCCAGAATTTTGGGCCTATATGTTCTTTGTGGTAGAATCAAGGATGCAGGAAACTTGTTCTTCAGGCTTGAATTGTGCTACGCTCTTCCTTGGAATTGGATGATGAGAGGGCTTTACATGTTGGGGTGGTTTGATTTTGCGTTGTTGTTTTACTTCAAGATGTTGGGTAGTAAAGTTTCACCTGACAAATACACATTCCCTTATGTGATTAAAGCTTGTGGTGGTTTGAATAATGTGCCGTTGTGTATGGTGGTTCATAATATGGCTCGATTGATGGGATTTCATGTGGACTTGTTTGTCGGCAGTGCTTTGATCAAGTTGTATGCAGACAATGGTTATATTCATGATGCACGacttgtgtttgatgaattgCCCCTGAGAGACACCATTTTGTGGAATGTGATGCTTCATGGTTATGTCAAAATTggaaattttgaaaatgcaatAGGGACTTTTCTTGACATGAGGACCTCTTATAGTAGGCTTAATTCAGTGACATATACTTGTATTTTGTCTATATGTGCTATGAAAGGGAATTTTTGTGTTGGTACTCAGCTTCATGGTCTTGTTATTGGTAGTGGATTTGAGTTTGATCCACAGGTAGCAAACACACTGGTTGCCATGTATTCAAAATGCGGGAACCTTTTAGATGCTCGCAAGTTATTTAATACAATGTCACAAACTGATACGGTAAGTTGGAATGGGTTGATTGCTGGATATGTACAAAATGGGTTTTCAGATGAGGCTGCACCTTTGTTTAATGCAATGATCTCTGCCGGTGTCAAACCAGATGCGGTCACTTTTGCAAGTTTCCTTCCTTCTATCCTTAGAACCGGGAGTCTCAAACATTGTAAGGAAGCTCATGGTTACATAGTGCGACATAGGGTGCCTTTTGATGTCTATTTGAAGAGTGCTCTTATTGACATATACTTCAAGGGTGGAGATGTAAAGATGGCATACAATATTTTCCAGCAGAATACTTTGGTTGATGTTGCAGTGTGCACTGCTATGATATCAGGTTATGTTCTTAATGGGCTGAATAGGGATGCTATAAACATTTTTCGGTGGTTAATTAAAGAGGGAATGGTTCCTAATTGCCTAACCATGGCTAGTGTTCTGCCAGCTTGTGCTGCAATGGCTGCTACAAAATTAGGGAAGGAGTTGCATTGTGACATTCTAAAGAAACGACTAGAGAATATAGTTAATGTGGGATCTGCCATCACGGATATGTATGCAAAATGTGGAAGAGTGGATCTTGCTTATGAATTTTTTAGAAGAATGTCCGAAAAAGATAGTGTATGTTGGAACTCAATGCTTTCAAGCTTCTCACAGAATGGAAAACCAGAAATGGCCATTGATCTCTTTCGCCAAATGGGAATTAGTGGAGCCAAGTATGATACTGTGAGCCTATCATCTGCTCTCTCTGCTGCTTCAAATTTACCAGCACTCTATTATGGGAAAGAGATGCATGCCTATGTGATAAGAAATGCATTTAGTTTTGACACTTTTGTTGCAAGTGCACTGATAGACATGTATTCTAAATGTGGAAAACTAGCGTTGGCTCGATGTGTGTTTGACCTGATGGATGGGAAGAATGAAGTTTCATGGAACAGCATCATTGCTGCCTATGGAAACCATGGTTTCCCTAGAGAGTGCCTTGAACTATTCCATGAGATGTTAGGAGCTGGGATTCACCCTGACCATGTTACTTTTCTTGTCATACTTTCTGCTTGTGGCCATGCAGGCTTAGTTGATGAAGGCATACACTACTTTCGTTGCATGACTACAGAATATGGTATCAGTGCTAGGATGGAGCACTATGCATGCATGGTAGATTTGTATGGTCGTGCTGGCCGTTTGCAAGAAGCATTTGATACCATGAAGAGCATACCATTCACTCCAGATGCTGGTGTTTGGGGGACATTGCTAGGAGCTTGCCGGCTCCATGGCAATGTGGAGTTAGCTAAACTAGCTTCAAGGCATCTTGTAGATCTGGATCCAAATAATTCTGGATACTATGTATTGCTTTCTAATGTACATGCTGATGCTGGTGAATGGGCAAGTGTTCTTAAAATTAGAAGTTTAATGAAGGAGAAAGGAGTTCAGAAGATACCTGGATACAGCTGGATTGATGTTAATGGGAGAACTCATATGTTTTCTGCTGCCGATGGAAATCACCCAAAATCTGTTGAGATATATTTGATTCTGAAGAGTCTCCTTCCTGAGTTGAGAAAACAGGGTTATATTCCTCAACCATACCTTCCGTTGCACCCTCAAATCATGGGCAGGCATTGA